TTTCCTTTTGTTTCCATGCTAGCCAATGAGGATCCCCTCTCTAAGGTATGTTGCAACCAGAaaatgccattattttatttcatctttgtgtttttttctttcttttccccttttcctcctcctccattttttctgtttttttttggttttgttgtttttttttgtttttttgttttttttctttggtttgtttttcttttcttgtctGTCTCATTTCACTCAGGTCGCCCTCCCAAATACagcaccaccaccaccaccaccaccagcaGCACAGCGGTGCCGGAGCTGGGCTGCAACCCCCTGCTCTCCCCCACCAGCAGCCTTCCCGCCTCCCCAGCCCCTGAGCGGCCTGACACAGGGGGCTTTCCCCTCTCTGTCCACCCTCATTCTGTCCCCCAGCCCAGCCCCAGCTCCGGGGATGTAAGTAGCCACCTGCCAAGTCTGGGCGACCATGTTGTTGAAAGCCCccactattattattgttctaGTAGAGTTCTCTACATCACAGGCTGCCCCTCCCCCTCCCAAAACCCTACACTGCATTCATCCTGTACACCTCAAAGTGTACCGGAGCAAGGTAACTCCTGTTAGAGTCCAGCATCCACCCTGGAAAGAGAAAGACTGACCTACCAGCACTGTCattcatgtgtttatttgttgtatttgttgAAATGGAGCCAGCAGTCTTACAAAGTGAACAGTCTTTCTCTATCTCCCACACAAATATCAGGCCTGAAGTAATTCTagtatagtatttttaaaacaccCCATCTGAACATTTAAGCCAAAATACCCATTTTCAATAGTGATTAATTTACAATAATcccaataatagtaataataataaaactgctaGTTAAATATCCAGTGCCCTAAGTGAACAATCCAGTCACCAGTGATCCATTTGACAAATACCTCCAATCAGCAGTCAGTTCCTCTCCTCCCCGCCTTTCCCGCTGTCATTTAATTGGTCCGGAACAGAAGGGGGCGGTGGTACTGACACCTGCCGTTCTTCCCGACAGGGAGACATCCATGAGGATTTCTGCACTGTGTGCAGACGCAGTGGACAGTTGCTCATGTGTGACACATGTTCGCGCGTCTACCACCTCGACTGCTTGGACCCACCCCTCAAAAACATTCCCAAAGGCATGTGGATCTGTCCTAAATGTCAAGACCAGGTAAATAATAGCAGCACAATGAGCCCTTGGCCACTTCTCTCCCAGGCCAGTCAGTGATGTCTCCTTTTAACTGGAATTCAGTCCTTCAAAACACACATACTTTTACATAATTAGAAATGGGAGACAGACTGAGAGTTCAAAGTCCCCTTTCCCTGCCAAAAATTAAGTGTACATTCTTCAGGCGTTAAGGCTGTTTCGTCCTTTGTAAGCTCTCACATGGTTCGGTATTGATTGTGCCTTTTCTCACCCATCATGTAAGTGTAAGACAGCATCAAGCACTCCCATTGAAGTTCTGTTGTTCATCATTGTTGCCATATACAATTGATCTCAGTTTCTTTCATGGCATTCCAGAGGTCAAGTGAGCACAGCATTGGTATGTTATTGAGAGAATTTCTTTTACAGATTTTGAAGAAGGAAGAGGCCATTCCATGGCCAGGAACCCTAGCAATCGTCCATTCCTATATCGCTTACAAAGAAGGTATAGATATTTTGGTTTCCAGTTGTAGAAATTTGTACCCCAAGTGTAAGTTTAGAACCAAATGCATACACCTATGTTACAGCACGTTAAATTTATGGATGTTTTGTCCCTGTCCAACAGCGAAAGAAGAAGAGAAGCAGAAGCTAATGAAATGGAGTGCTGAACTAAAGCTGGAACGAGAGCAACTAGAACAGAGAGTGAAACAGCTCAGCAACTCTATAACAGTgcgttgtttatttatttttctctttaacTGAAGCTTTTCTGGATACAAGATTAATTATACAATTGCTCCACATCTCTGTGAAGGGATGTTTGCCTCAGAAAAACAATCGTAAGACGAACAACTCTGCAAATATTCAGTATGGCTTGTCACACTGTATACCAGCGTAGTTCTTCTAAAGCCGGTTCAGACtacacaacttttttttgacGGTTACAAAAGTCGCTGTGTCAGATTATGTGATTATGACTTCTAAAATCTTGTTGTGAacaagaaaggaaaggaaaggacgtgacgtgtggccaagtatggtgacccacactcggaatttgtgctctgcatttaacccatccaagtgcataCACACAGTAGTCAaaacacacccggagcagtgggcagccatattgctatcgctgtggcgcccggggagcagttgggggttcagtgccttgctcaagtaAGAGGAGAACTGACcctcacctcagtcatggtactgagggtggagagagcactggttattcactcaccccaccttcaatccctgccggacctgggacttgAACCTGCAACCTTTCGGTTATAAGCTTggctccctaaccattaggccacggctgcatGAAACATGTCAGACTATACTGACTACACTCTTTAACGAAGTGCATGCTGTCATCGATTCAGCGGGACTAGACACATGGTCCTATGagcataaacaaacaatgacTAGCAAACACCattgtttgtttacatctgacagTGTCAACCTGACAGTGGACACAAATCTGGATTGCATGAAGAAGACCGTATGAACTCTCAAAGACAACTGAGGTAAAATAGTGTTTGTCTGACCTTTTTTCAGTTGCGGTAGTCCCTCATCATAAATGCAGGAGTATTGTTGCTATAGCTCCACAAACATTTCTTCCATTGTAAAATTTCACCTAGCAGGACTGATACCATTGTCTGTCTTTCATTTTGGCATGTTTGAAAGCATATACGAAGGTGCATCTGTGCTCCTATTGGCCAGTGTCACAGATGTGACAGAACTCTTTGCAGacaatgggaaaaaaatgtaaacatgctaGTCTTTCTTGACGTCGTGAAACATCGCAGACATGGCTTTGTTGTGCACTGACACACTACGCCAGATGAAATAACTGAATCTTGCTTCCTGACACCCACTGTCATTTACGATTCCCCACGACAGCCTACGccagggttcctcaaatcttACTCTAGAGGGCCAATGCGGTGTGGGTTAGCTCCAAAACTGAACAAACTCCCCTTCCTGTAATttttctaatgatcctgaagacaGTGATGTTTGATTAGAGTTGCAGCTAAACTGCAAGAAAAGTGGATTTCATGGGCCAGATTTGAGGATCTGCGTCCTACATCAAACAGATTGTGCTCTACGGCAGCTCCCTGTAGCCCAAGACTGGTCATCCACTGAAGCTAAGCGGGGTTGGGCCTGGCCAGTACCTGGATGGCAGGGCTAGAGCTGGAAGAGGTGCTAGTATAGGGATGAGGACACTATACTGTCAAAAAAAAGCACCATCCTTCGGATGAGACATTAAACCAAGGTCCTGACTCTCTGTGGTCTCACAAAATCCCAGGATGTCTTTTGAAAAGAGCAGAGGTGTGACCTCAGCATCCAGGCCAAATTTGCCTATTGGCCTCAGACCATCATGGCCTCCTAACAAAGCCCATATACATCAGTCTGTCCCCTCTCCATCAATAAAGGCCCGGGTATACTTCACTTCCGTCTCGCGCACAGCCATCAAAGCATACTTATCCGTGGATAAGCGCGGATTGCCGAGTTCAACACGTGCAGCACAATTGTTTGGGCTCACGTCTCTGCTGCCTTTTTCTTGCTCTGTCCACTCAAAAAAATTGCTGTTTGTGTGCCCTCCTGATGACGAAAATTGCATAATGCGGACGTGGACGGCCGAAGTATACTTGGCCTTAAGCTGGTGTGTGCTGGCCGTTCTGGTGCACTACGGCGGCAGTTGTATGAACCAGgtggatgctgcacactggtggtggATGAGGTGATACCCTCTCACAATGTAAAGTGCTTTAAGTGCTTagaaaagtgctatataaatgtaaCGATTTAAATTCAGGCTAAAATCGTGTAGTCTGAACAAggcttaatgttttattttataattatgtttGTTATATAATGTATTCCTGTTCTTTAACAGAAATGTATGGAGACCAAGAACAGCATACTTGCCCGTCAGAAGGAGATGCAGGCCTCTCTGGACAAGGTAAAACACCTGGTCCGCCTCATCCAGAGCTTTAACTTGACTCAGCCCATGGAGATGGACATTCTACAGGATTCCAAACAGGACTGCACAGAGTCAGGGAGCATCAAAGACTCAAAAGACGCTACGCAAGTGTGTGTTCAAGAGAGTCCCACCGAGCCTAGCGTGCAAGTACCAGCCGTCGTAGCAGTTCCCGAAGTGAAGGCAGAGCCAGAAGTGGGTGAAATGGCAGAGCCAACGGCCGCAGTCACACCTGAGGCTGCGTCAGGTGAATCGGGAGTTAGCATCCCGGAAGTGCCCAAAACCACAGTTGGCGAGGAGATGATGGATACGGCGAAAACGGTGGAGCCTGCGGAATTGCCTCAGGCCAGGGACGTAGTAAAGACTAATGGAGGAACGGACTGTGTTTGTACCGGCTTGAACCCGGAAGAAGAGGAGGGTGCTGTCGATGCCGCAGACTCTGAGAACATCCCTCCCAGTGACAGCAGTTGCGTAGAGGATGCTGGGAAGATGGAAGTGGAGCTGCAGGAAGACGGAAGTCATGGCGTGAACACCAACAACGGCAAAACCTCAGAACCTTCTCAGCAGGCTTTGCCAGCCCCTCTAAGCAGCGTGGACAACCCCAAATAGTTTTCAGCCTCACACTAAACACTCTTACATcaccaaaacatttaaacagatttCCTATTGCACCTTGGACTGGTGCACAAAGTTGCCAAtctatacgtatatatatatatatattatacatatatatattatctatatccaaataaatgttgtcgtttttttattttctttcttttcttttaccttttttttaatggtaaaacTGTGTCAACAGTACTTCTACATCCAAGGCAAACTAGTCTTGGTTCTTGTAGACCAATAGAGCCCAAACTTGTGGGTAAAAAGGGTGACTTACGAAAGAGTGTCATGCCAattattagattattaaaaaagaaaaaatagtagtttaatcatattaataataatacttattattataatgatgaTGGTGATAAAGATGATGGATGATTTATCAGATCAGACCAGTGTGTGCCTCCAGCATGGGGTTTGTTTCATAGGTTGTCTTCTCCTCGCGAGGAGAAAGGCAGGGCAGACGTGTCCAAAGACTGCATGACTATGCCCACACCCTGTGCACCTCCAGCCAGGCCTGAGTGGACCGGCAATACCAAAAGCTTCTCTTTCCAAAcatgatgacaaaaaaaaaattgacgcATCAGTATTCGCCAGTGACAAGGCAGAGGTTTAGAATCCTGTGGGTTAGCCTAAATCAGGACTGCCTATAGCAACCCCTCTAATTTCTCTCCTCCACTCTACATCTTGTCCGCATTTCCCAGTTAGCTGTAGAAGTGTCCCGTCTCCAAGTCATCTCAGGCTAATCAGTGGTAGACCGCATGGCAAAGCCTCTCAAGATCTTTGACAAAGGGCTGGAAGAGGAAGCTACACCAGAAGTCACATCTCGGTAACTGCAACAAATCATGCGTGGTAGATTAGTCTGAAAAGCCGTGTTGGGTTCTGTGTATTGAATGAGTCTTGTTCTAAAGTCAGTGTGTGTATTTGATgctgtttgtgcattttatttcggttttgttttttaagaaaatatattcaggTCTTCCTAGTCTTCATTGAAAAATAAGTGCTTTTCTGTTTCATGAAACAGTCGTTTGTTATCAATGGTGTTTAAAAATGGCATGAATTATGCAAGCAGCTTTCTCAAACTCAGAGATGCACATTGCATAATGAgtgtcttgtttttatttgaattccGAACTGCCAAATGCtttaggttttgtttttgttttttaaaatctcgAAAATAATGGAAATATCCTCAGTGTGTTTAGTCTAGAATATAATGGACTAGTCCATTCCCATTTTTCCAAAATCTTTTTCttgaaaaaacaataatgactAAGTCACAATTTGCTGTCTTAAACTTGAGGGTTTGATGTATGAGCCAAATTAAGTAATAAGGAAACGACAGAAAACCCTTAATTAAAGCACAAGCTTTATTGCAGATAACAAAGCAAACGCACTAAGAACCTCTTAAGAGAAGAAATTTTCAAAAGCGCTTAAGTCTGTTGGTTTTTACGCTTGCCAACATCCTGTAAAACAGTGGAAAGCACTGTTTATGACAGTCCTCTGTTGTTTTTCGCTGGCTTTTCTTTGTGTTGCATAGCATCTTAACCTGTCCCAGGTAGCGTCTTAAGTCTTAAAAGTCTTAATGCACGGCTGGCACCTTTTGTTACGTTAACGTTAGGCCATTCCAAAAAAGCATATCCCTTTTTGCTTTGTGATGACAGCCGCTCAGGCTAGGATTGAACGCATATCAAATTCCACGTATCCGTTTGTGCTTATTTTGACTGTATGTATACAATAGTGCATATTTGGGGGTTTTCCAAAGAGACGATGCATAGCTCATTCCAGATGTTTAAACGTGAGGGAGAACCTACCACAATATGGATTCTGTATTTGATGATGTTTAccgttttgtttaaaatgatggATTTCTTGATTAGTCAGGATTTCATGGCTTTAAAACCCAATTTGTGATTCTTAGTGGATGGGGTCTTGGTTATATCAACAATGTGCTGCAATTTCCACAATCTA
The sequence above is drawn from the Labeo rohita strain BAU-BD-2019 chromosome 25, IGBB_LRoh.1.0, whole genome shotgun sequence genome and encodes:
- the phf21ab gene encoding PHD finger protein 21A isoform X3, translated to MMELQTLQEALKVEIQVHQKLVAQMKQDPQNADLKKQLHELQAKITALSEKQKKVVEQLRKELLVKQEPDLKPQTLPATADGKTVLLTPACPPSQPPTGPPHNQGAPQKTLTVTPVITAKTLPLVLKAATSTMPASMATQRPTVAMVTAISNPPRPGANSDSQSTPINLQVASKLPNQDTDAGTRIVSKNVIVVRPKPVTPINVPIAPAPPPPMVAAPLIQRPLMLTTKLTSSLPASAGPIHQVHIVNGQQCATIDKTTTAVTSGTTQVTGIVISPAQTLQISNLNSDLKTVKPQGGPEQVVTSTPPSSSPPLPPPPAKVIREESPQKLAFMVSLGLVTHDHLEEIQSRRQERKRRTTANPVYSGAVFEPERKKSAVTYLNTPLHQGTRKRGRPPKYSTTTTTTTSSTAVPELGCNPLLSPTSSLPASPAPERPDTGGFPLSVHPHSVPQPSPSSGDGDIHEDFCTVCRRSGQLLMCDTCSRVYHLDCLDPPLKNIPKGMWICPKCQDQILKKEEAIPWPGTLAIVHSYIAYKEAKEEEKQKLMKWSAELKLEREQLEQRVKQLSNSITKCMETKNSILARQKEMQASLDKVKHLVRLIQSFNLTQPMEMDILQDSKQDCTESGSIKDSKDATQVCVQESPTEPSVQVPAVVAVPEVKAEPEVGEMAEPTAAVTPEAASGESGVSIPEVPKTTVGEEMMDTAKTVEPAELPQARDVVKTNGGTDCVCTGLNPEEEEGAVDAADSENIPPSDSSCVEDAGKMEVELQEDGSHGVNTNNGKTSEPSQQALPAPLSSVDNPK